One window of the Fusobacterium animalis 7_1 genome contains the following:
- the map gene encoding type I methionyl aminopeptidase, translating into MRLIKTLDEIKGIKKANQIIAKIYTDIIPPYLKPGVTTREIDRIIDEYIRSCGARPACIGVEGFYSPFPAATCISVNEEVVHGIPGDRVIKEGDIVSLDTVTELDGYYGDSAKTFAIGEIDEESRKLLEVTEKSREIGIEAAVVGNRLGDLGHAVQSYVEKNGFSVVRDFAGHGVGLDLHEEPMIPNYGRRGRGLKIENGMVLAIEPMVNVGTYKVAIMPDGWTIVTRDGKRSAHFEHSVAIIDGKAVILSELD; encoded by the coding sequence ATGAGATTAATTAAAACATTAGATGAAATTAAAGGAATAAAAAAAGCAAATCAAATAATTGCTAAAATCTATACTGATATTATTCCTCCTTATTTAAAACCTGGTGTTACAACAAGAGAAATTGACAGAATTATTGATGAATATATCAGAAGTTGTGGAGCAAGACCTGCTTGTATTGGAGTTGAGGGATTCTATTCTCCTTTTCCTGCTGCAACTTGTATTTCAGTAAATGAAGAAGTTGTACATGGAATACCAGGAGATAGGGTCATAAAAGAAGGAGATATTGTAAGTTTAGATACTGTAACAGAACTAGATGGATATTATGGAGATTCTGCAAAGACTTTTGCCATTGGTGAAATAGATGAAGAAAGTAGAAAACTTTTAGAAGTTACAGAAAAATCAAGAGAAATAGGAATTGAAGCAGCTGTTGTTGGGAATAGATTAGGGGACTTAGGACATGCTGTTCAATCTTATGTTGAAAAAAATGGTTTTTCTGTTGTAAGGGATTTTGCAGGACATGGTGTTGGTTTAGACTTGCATGAAGAGCCTATGATACCAAACTATGGTAGAAGAGGTAGAGGTTTAAAAATAGAAAATGGGATGGTTTTAGCAATAGAACCTATGGTAAATGTTGGTACATACAAAGTTGCAATTATGCCTGATGGTTGGACTATTGTAACAAGAGATGGTAAAAGGTCTGCTCACTTTGAACATAGCGTGGCTATTATTGATGGTAAAGCTGTTATTTTAAGTGAATTAGATTAA
- a CDS encoding adenylate kinase — protein MNLVLFGAPGAGKGTQAKFIVDKYGIPQISTGDILRVAVANKTKLGLEAKKFMDAGQLVPDEVVNGLVAERLAEKDCEKGFIMDGFPRTVVQAKALDEILKKLGKQIEKVIALNVPDKDIIERITGRRTSKVTGKIYHIKFNPPVDEKPEDLVQRADDTEEVVVKRLETYHNQTAPVLDYYKAQNKVTEIDGTKKLEDITQDIFKILG, from the coding sequence TTGAATTTAGTATTATTTGGAGCACCGGGAGCAGGAAAAGGAACACAAGCAAAATTTATAGTTGATAAATATGGAATACCTCAAATTTCAACAGGGGATATACTAAGAGTAGCAGTTGCTAATAAAACAAAATTAGGTTTAGAAGCTAAAAAATTTATGGATGCTGGACAATTAGTTCCTGATGAAGTTGTTAATGGTTTAGTTGCTGAAAGATTAGCAGAAAAAGATTGTGAAAAAGGGTTTATAATGGACGGTTTCCCAAGAACTGTTGTCCAAGCAAAAGCCTTAGATGAAATATTAAAAAAATTAGGAAAGCAAATAGAAAAAGTTATAGCTTTAAATGTACCAGATAAAGATATAATAGAAAGAATTACAGGAAGAAGGACATCAAAAGTAACTGGAAAAATTTATCATATTAAATTTAATCCACCAGTTGATGAAAAACCAGAAGATTTAGTTCAAAGAGCAGATGATACAGAAGAAGTTGTTGTAAAAAGATTAGAAACTTATCATAATCAAACTGCCCCAGTTTTAGATTATTATAAAGCACAAAATAAAGTAACAGAAATTGATGGAACTAAAAAATTAGAAGATATTACACAAGATATATTTAAAATTTTAGGATAG
- a CDS encoding SDR family oxidoreductase — translation MKKILVMGGNQFVGKEIVKKFLEKKYQVYVLNRGMRKNKEEAIFLEADRNNFNVMKKVLKNIDVDIIVDVSAYTERQVDILHKIMKNRFKQYILISSASVYNNIESTPVNEDSQTGENLLWGEYSKNKYLAEKKTIENSNLYNFKYTIFRPFYIYGIGNNLDRENYFFSRIKYNLPIYIPSKNNTIQFGYVEDLASVIENSMENSDFFNQIFNISGNEYVTMSEFSEICGKVMSKKAIIKYINTEEKKIKARDWFPFREVNLFGDISKLENTGFRNMYSLVQGLEKTYKYNDENDLIDKPILNKLETEN, via the coding sequence ATGAAAAAAATTTTAGTTATGGGAGGTAATCAGTTCGTAGGAAAAGAAATAGTAAAAAAATTTTTAGAAAAAAAATATCAAGTTTATGTCTTAAATAGAGGAATGAGAAAAAATAAAGAAGAGGCAATTTTTTTAGAAGCAGATAGAAATAATTTTAATGTAATGAAAAAGGTTTTAAAAAATATAGATGTAGATATTATTGTTGATGTATCAGCTTATACAGAAAGACAAGTTGATATTTTACATAAGATTATGAAAAATAGGTTTAAACAATATATTTTAATAAGTAGTGCTTCTGTCTATAATAATATAGAATCTACTCCTGTAAATGAAGATAGTCAAACAGGAGAAAATTTACTTTGGGGAGAATATTCTAAAAATAAATATCTAGCAGAAAAGAAAACTATTGAAAATTCAAACTTATATAATTTTAAATATACTATATTTAGACCTTTCTATATATATGGAATAGGGAATAACTTAGACAGAGAAAATTACTTCTTTTCAAGAATAAAATATAATTTACCTATTTATATTCCCAGTAAAAATAATACAATACAGTTTGGATATGTTGAAGATTTAGCTTCAGTAATAGAAAACTCAATGGAAAATTCTGATTTTTTTAATCAAATTTTTAATATTTCTGGAAACGAATATGTAACTATGAGTGAATTTTCAGAAATTTGTGGAAAGGTTATGAGTAAAAAAGCTATAATAAAATATATAAATACAGAAGAAAAGAAAATAAAAGCAAGAGATTGGTTTCCATTTAGAGAAGTTAATTTATTTGGAGATATTTCTAAGTTAGAAAACACAGGTTTTAGAAATATGTATTCTTTGGTACAAGGTTTAGAAAAGACATACAAATATAATGATGAAAATGATTTAATTGACAAACCTATTCTCAATAAATTAGAAACTGAAAATTAA
- a CDS encoding ABC-F family ATP-binding cassette domain-containing protein: MIATANLGMRFSGRKLFEDVNLKFTPGNCYGVIGANGAGKSTFVKILSGELEATEGEVIFDKNKRMSVLKQDHFQYENEEVLNVVLMGNKKLWDIMVEKNAIYAKTDFTDEDGIRAAELEGEFAELNGWEAETEAETLLMGLKIGADLHHKLMKELTEPEKVKVLLAQALFGEPDVLLLDEPTNGLDVKAISWLENFIMGLENSTVIVVSHDRHFLNKVCTHITDIDYGKIKMYVGNYDFWYESNELMKTLINNKNKKLEQKRQELQEFIARFSANASKSKQATSRKKQLEKLQLEDMQMSNRKYPFIEFKPEREAGNNLLKVENLSKTIEGVKVLNNVSFTIETGDKVVFLAKNDLVKTTLLSILAGEIEADSGTYTWGVTTSQAYMPRDNSKYFNNTDVNLIDWLRPYSPDEHEAFIRGFLGRMLFSGDETLKKVSVLSGGEKVRCMLSKLMLSGANVLLFDNPSDHLDLESITSLNKALIKFKGTILFGAHDHEFIQTVANRIIEITPKGLVDKVTTYDEYLEDETIQARLDEMYN; the protein is encoded by the coding sequence ATGATAGCAACAGCTAATCTTGGAATGAGATTTTCTGGTAGAAAATTATTTGAAGATGTAAACTTAAAATTCACTCCTGGAAACTGTTATGGAGTTATAGGAGCTAATGGAGCAGGTAAATCAACATTTGTAAAAATTCTTTCAGGAGAATTAGAAGCAACTGAGGGAGAAGTTATATTTGATAAAAATAAAAGAATGTCTGTTTTAAAACAAGACCACTTCCAATATGAAAATGAGGAAGTTTTAAATGTTGTTCTTATGGGCAATAAAAAATTATGGGATATTATGGTAGAAAAAAATGCTATCTATGCTAAAACTGATTTTACAGATGAAGATGGAATAAGAGCAGCAGAACTTGAAGGAGAATTTGCTGAACTTAATGGTTGGGAAGCTGAAACAGAGGCTGAAACTTTACTTATGGGATTAAAAATTGGAGCAGATTTACATCATAAATTGATGAAAGAATTAACTGAGCCAGAAAAAGTTAAAGTTTTACTTGCACAAGCACTTTTTGGTGAACCTGATGTTTTACTTTTAGACGAACCTACAAATGGACTTGATGTAAAAGCAATAAGCTGGTTAGAAAACTTTATCATGGGACTTGAAAATTCAACAGTTATTGTGGTATCGCATGATAGGCACTTTTTAAATAAAGTTTGTACCCATATCACAGATATAGACTATGGTAAAATTAAAATGTATGTTGGAAACTATGATTTTTGGTACGAATCAAATGAACTTATGAAAACTTTAATCAACAATAAAAATAAAAAATTAGAACAAAAAAGACAAGAATTACAAGAATTTATTGCTAGATTTAGTGCTAATGCTTCTAAGTCTAAACAAGCAACTTCAAGAAAAAAACAATTAGAAAAATTACAACTTGAAGATATGCAAATGTCTAATAGAAAATATCCTTTTATTGAATTTAAACCTGAAAGAGAAGCAGGAAATAATTTACTTAAAGTTGAAAATCTTTCTAAAACTATTGAAGGAGTAAAAGTTTTAAATAATGTTTCTTTTACAATAGAAACTGGAGATAAGGTTGTTTTCCTAGCTAAAAATGATTTGGTAAAAACTACTTTACTTTCTATATTAGCAGGAGAAATTGAAGCTGATTCAGGAACTTATACTTGGGGAGTTACAACAAGCCAAGCATACATGCCAAGAGATAATAGTAAATATTTTAATAATACAGATGTAAACTTAATTGATTGGTTAAGACCATACTCACCAGATGAACACGAAGCATTTATCAGAGGATTTTTAGGAAGAATGTTATTCTCAGGAGATGAAACTCTTAAAAAAGTTTCTGTACTATCTGGGGGAGAAAAAGTTAGATGTATGTTATCAAAACTTATGCTTTCAGGAGCTAATGTACTTTTATTTGATAATCCAAGCGACCATTTAGATTTGGAATCAATTACTTCTTTAAATAAAGCATTAATAAAATTTAAAGGTACTATTTTATTTGGAGCTCATGACCATGAGTTTATACAAACTGTTGCCAATAGAATAATTGAAATAACACCAAAAGGACTTGTTGATAAAGTAACAACTTATGATGAATATTTAGAAGATGAAACTATCCAAGCAAGACTTGATGAAATGTACAACTAA
- a CDS encoding cob(I)yrinic acid a,c-diamide adenosyltransferase: MEDKKYVNITKVYTKRGDKGETDLLGGSAARKDSLKVESYGCVDEASSFIGLARYYCKNKVIKERLKEIQNKLLVLGGFLASDERGKEMMKDQIKEEDIKLLEDYIDEYNQKLPPLKHFILPGDEEVAAHFHVARTVVRRAERRIVSLTAQEPDLNPLIQKYVNRLSDLMFVLARYSEEVENKKWKTSNLNI, translated from the coding sequence ATGGAAGATAAAAAATATGTAAATATAACAAAAGTTTATACAAAAAGAGGAGATAAAGGAGAAACTGATTTACTTGGAGGAAGTGCAGCCAGAAAAGATAGCTTAAAAGTTGAATCTTATGGTTGTGTTGATGAGGCATCTTCTTTTATTGGACTTGCAAGATACTATTGCAAAAATAAAGTTATTAAAGAAAGATTAAAAGAAATACAAAATAAATTATTGGTTCTTGGTGGTTTCTTAGCTAGTGATGAAAGAGGAAAAGAAATGATGAAGGATCAAATTAAAGAAGAAGATATAAAATTATTGGAAGATTATATTGATGAATATAATCAAAAATTACCACCATTAAAACATTTTATATTACCAGGAGATGAAGAAGTAGCAGCACATTTTCATGTGGCTAGAACTGTTGTAAGAAGAGCAGAAAGACGGATAGTTTCTCTTACAGCACAAGAACCTGACTTAAATCCACTTATTCAAAAGTATGTAAATAGACTGTCTGACTTAATGTTTGTTTTAGCCAGATATTCAGAAGAAGTAGAAAATAAAAAATGGAAGACTTCTAACTTAAATATCTAG
- a CDS encoding single-stranded DNA-binding protein, with translation MNLVVLNGRLTRDPELKFGQSGKAYSRFSIAVDRPFQSSADKNSQTADFINCVAFGKTAEFIGEYFRKGRKILLNGRLQMSQYESEGKKITTYVVIADSVEFGEAKASSGSTDTGHSASKSTNNVMETPTFEETSSDDTGASAEIDDEFPF, from the coding sequence ATGAATTTAGTTGTTTTAAATGGAAGACTTACAAGAGACCCTGAATTAAAATTTGGACAAAGTGGAAAGGCATACTCAAGATTTTCAATAGCAGTTGATAGACCTTTCCAATCTAGTGCTGATAAAAATTCTCAAACAGCTGATTTTATAAACTGTGTTGCTTTTGGAAAAACAGCTGAGTTTATTGGAGAATATTTTAGAAAAGGAAGAAAAATTTTACTTAATGGAAGATTACAAATGAGTCAATATGAATCAGAAGGGAAAAAAATAACTACTTATGTTGTTATAGCTGATTCAGTAGAATTTGGAGAAGCTAAGGCAAGTAGTGGTTCAACAGATACTGGACACAGTGCAAGTAAATCAACAAATAATGTAATGGAAACACCAACTTTTGAAGAAACTTCATCTGACGATACAGGAGCTTCTGCTGAAATTGATGATGAATTTCCATTCTAG
- a CDS encoding cupin domain-containing protein, giving the protein MLKIEVAKAIDFNQLINSKEAEVVSMRILNQSNSYISLFSLAKDEEITAEAMLGNRYYYCFNGSGEVSIENNKKIISNGDFLEVLAHNNYSIKSSDTLKLIEIGEKIGDETMENQTLKMLESANAFNLADCVEYKEGQIVSKNLVAKSNLVITIMSFWKGEALDPHKAPGDALVTVLDGEGKYIVDGKPFIVKKGESAVLPANIPHAVEAVENFKMMLTLVK; this is encoded by the coding sequence ATGCTAAAAATAGAAGTTGCAAAGGCTATTGATTTTAACCAACTTATAAACTCAAAAGAAGCAGAAGTTGTAAGTATGAGAATTTTAAATCAATCTAATAGTTATATTTCTTTATTCTCATTAGCAAAAGATGAAGAAATTACAGCTGAAGCTATGTTAGGAAATAGATATTATTATTGTTTTAATGGTAGTGGAGAAGTGTCTATTGAAAATAACAAAAAAATTATTTCAAATGGTGATTTTTTAGAAGTTCTAGCTCATAATAATTATTCTATAAAATCATCTGATACTTTAAAACTTATTGAAATTGGAGAAAAGATAGGAGATGAAACTATGGAAAATCAAACTTTAAAAATGTTAGAATCTGCAAACGCTTTTAATCTTGCTGATTGTGTTGAATACAAAGAAGGACAAATAGTTAGTAAAAATTTAGTTGCAAAATCTAATTTAGTTATAACTATTATGTCATTTTGGAAAGGAGAAGCATTAGACCCTCATAAAGCTCCTGGCGATGCATTAGTAACTGTCCTTGATGGAGAAGGTAAATACATTGTTGATGGAAAACCTTTCATAGTAAAAAAAGGAGAAAGTGCTGTTTTACCTGCTAATATTCCTCATGCTGTTGAAGCAGTAGAAAATTTTAAAATGATGTTAACACTTGTAAAATAA
- a CDS encoding bifunctional alpha/beta hydrolase/class I SAM-dependent methyltransferase has product MENLFFDTFDGNKIFYRKWNFEKDKKTLIIIHRGHEHSERLNILTQDKKFLKYNIFAYDLRGHGYTKIKSSPNSMDYVRDLDSFVKHIKSEYQIKEEDIFIIANSIGGVILSAYVHDFAPNIAGIALLAPAFEIKLYIPFARQLVTLLTKIKKDAKVMSYVKAKVLTHDIEEQNKYNSDKLINKEINAKLLIDLADMGKRLVEDSMAIELPTIIFSAEKDYVVKNSAQKKFFLNLSSKKRKFIELENFYHGIIFEKERQKVYKMLDDFIQDVFKNQNTTLDVSPREFSRKEYERIALKEYPLNEKIFYSIQKFSMRTFGFLSKGISLGLKYGFDSGISLDYIYKNQANGKLLIGKFIDRFYLNQIGWRGVRERKKNLLSLIEEKITSLGEKNVKILDVAGGTGNYLFDIKEKYPKIKILINEFKKSNIEVGEEVIKKNNWENISFINYDCFDKETYKKINYTPNIVIISGVFELFENNKMLENTISGITEILDKNGAVIYTGQPWHPQLKQIALVLNSHKGNGKSWLMRRRSEKELDSLFEKYNLKKEKMLIDNNGIFTVSLAEMR; this is encoded by the coding sequence ATGGAAAATTTATTTTTTGATACTTTTGATGGAAATAAAATTTTTTACAGAAAGTGGAATTTTGAAAAAGATAAAAAAACTTTAATTATTATTCATAGAGGGCATGAACATTCAGAAAGATTAAATATTTTAACACAAGATAAAAAATTTTTAAAATATAATATTTTTGCCTATGATTTAAGAGGACATGGCTACACAAAAATTAAATCTTCTCCTAATTCTATGGATTATGTTAGAGATTTAGATTCTTTTGTAAAACATATAAAAAGTGAATATCAAATAAAAGAAGAAGATATTTTTATTATTGCAAATAGCATAGGTGGAGTTATACTTTCTGCCTATGTTCACGATTTTGCTCCAAATATAGCAGGTATTGCATTACTTGCACCTGCTTTTGAAATAAAACTTTATATTCCTTTTGCTAGACAACTTGTTACATTGCTTACTAAAATAAAAAAAGATGCTAAGGTTATGAGTTATGTAAAAGCAAAGGTTTTAACTCATGATATTGAAGAACAAAATAAATATAATTCTGATAAACTTATCAATAAAGAAATTAATGCTAAACTTTTAATTGACTTAGCTGATATGGGAAAAAGATTAGTTGAAGATTCAATGGCAATAGAATTACCTACAATAATATTTTCTGCTGAAAAAGATTATGTTGTAAAAAATTCTGCACAAAAGAAATTCTTTTTAAATTTATCATCTAAAAAGAGAAAATTTATAGAACTTGAAAATTTTTATCATGGAATAATTTTTGAAAAAGAAAGGCAAAAAGTTTATAAAATGCTAGATGATTTTATACAAGATGTCTTTAAAAATCAAAATACTACACTTGATGTTTCTCCCAGAGAATTTTCAAGAAAGGAGTATGAGAGGATAGCCTTAAAAGAATATCCTCTAAATGAAAAAATATTTTATTCTATACAAAAATTTTCAATGAGAACTTTTGGTTTTTTAAGTAAAGGTATAAGTTTAGGATTAAAATATGGCTTTGACTCTGGAATTTCTCTTGACTATATTTATAAAAATCAAGCTAATGGAAAATTATTAATAGGTAAGTTTATAGATAGATTCTATCTAAATCAAATTGGTTGGAGAGGTGTTAGAGAAAGAAAAAAGAATTTATTATCTTTAATAGAGGAAAAAATAACTAGTTTAGGTGAAAAAAATGTTAAAATCCTAGATGTAGCAGGAGGAACAGGAAATTATTTATTTGACATAAAAGAAAAATATCCTAAGATTAAAATTTTAATAAATGAATTTAAAAAGTCAAATATTGAAGTTGGAGAGGAAGTTATCAAAAAAAATAATTGGGAAAATATTTCTTTTATAAACTATGATTGTTTTGACAAGGAAACTTATAAGAAAATAAATTACACACCTAATATAGTTATAATTTCAGGTGTTTTTGAACTTTTTGAAAATAATAAAATGCTTGAAAATACTATATCAGGAATTACAGAAATCTTAGATAAAAATGGTGCAGTTATTTACACAGGGCAACCTTGGCATCCTCAATTAAAACAGATAGCTTTGGTTCTTAATAGCCATAAAGGAAATGGAAAATCTTGGCTTATGAGAAGAAGAAGTGAAAAAGAGTTGGATAGTTTATTTGAAAAATATAATTTAAAGAAAGAAAAAATGTTGATTGATAACAATGGAATTTTTACAGTTTCATTGGCAGAAATGAGGTAG
- a CDS encoding CDP-alcohol phosphatidyltransferase family protein: MDISIYKLKTKFQNLLMPVCEKLVKLKITPNEITVTTVLLNIIFAGIIYKFSNINYLFLIVPIFLFLRMALNALDGMIANKFNQKTKIGVFYNEAGDVVSDTVFFYIFLRVIGINEIYNLLFIFLSALSEYIGVVAVMVDNKRHYEGPMGKSDRAFLISLLAIIYFFIGNQYFDYILILAIILLIFTIYNRIKSSLKGE; encoded by the coding sequence ATGGATATTTCTATATACAAATTAAAAACAAAATTTCAAAACTTGCTTATGCCTGTTTGTGAAAAATTGGTAAAATTAAAAATTACTCCTAACGAAATAACAGTAACAACTGTTTTGTTGAATATAATTTTTGCTGGGATAATCTATAAATTTAGCAATATAAACTATTTATTTTTAATAGTACCTATATTTCTTTTTTTAAGAATGGCATTAAATGCCTTAGATGGTATGATAGCCAATAAATTTAATCAAAAAACTAAAATAGGAGTTTTCTACAACGAAGCAGGAGATGTCGTTTCAGATACTGTTTTCTTTTATATATTTTTAAGAGTTATTGGAATAAATGAAATATATAATCTACTCTTTATATTCTTATCAGCTTTATCAGAATATATAGGAGTGGTTGCAGTAATGGTTGATAATAAAAGGCATTATGAAGGACCTATGGGAAAAAGTGATAGAGCTTTTTTAATAAGTTTACTTGCTATTATTTATTTTTTTATAGGAAATCAATATTTTGATTATATTTTAATTTTGGCTATAATTTTATTGATTTTTACAATATATAACAGAATAAAATCTTCTTTAAAAGGTGAATAA
- a CDS encoding phosphatidate cytidylyltransferase — protein MLIAMLVIDILALIILFFIKKKISEKKFNNIVQRIFTWFIIIILFLLGSINRIYMLMLFGLISILSFKEFLQFAYIKYDNELKIYNLTVNLIFYIGIYFKNIYILLILFILICLRFYKREFIIFAFFITSYLIGSISYIDNLDFIINYLILIELNDVYQYISGNILGKRKITPNISPNKTVEGLIGGIILTTLTAILLKYLVKINYQILFIPFISLIGFIGDIFISYLKRRVNLKDSGTLLLGHGGILDRVDSLIFTAPIILLIFKL, from the coding sequence ATGCTAATTGCTATGTTAGTTATTGATATTTTGGCTCTAATCATTTTATTCTTTATTAAGAAAAAAATTTCAGAAAAAAAATTTAATAATATAGTGCAGAGAATATTTACTTGGTTCATTATTATAATATTATTTTTATTGGGAAGTATAAATAGAATTTATATGCTTATGCTTTTTGGGCTTATCTCTATTTTATCTTTTAAAGAGTTTTTACAGTTTGCCTATATCAAATATGATAATGAATTAAAAATATATAACCTTACTGTAAATTTAATTTTTTATATAGGAATTTATTTTAAAAATATTTATATTTTATTAATTTTATTTATTCTTATCTGTCTTAGATTTTATAAAAGAGAATTTATAATTTTTGCTTTCTTTATAACAAGTTATTTAATAGGAAGTATAAGTTATATAGATAATTTAGACTTTATAATAAATTATTTAATTTTAATAGAGTTAAATGATGTTTATCAATATATAAGTGGAAATATTTTGGGTAAAAGAAAAATTACTCCTAACATCAGTCCTAATAAAACAGTTGAAGGACTTATAGGTGGAATTATACTTACCACTTTAACTGCTATTTTATTAAAATATTTAGTAAAAATAAATTATCAAATATTATTTATACCTTTTATCAGTTTGATAGGCTTTATTGGAGATATTTTTATTTCTTATTTAAAAAGAAGAGTCAATTTAAAAGATTCTGGAACTTTACTTTTAGGACATGGAGGGATATTAGATAGGGTTGATAGTTTGATTTTTACAGCACCTATAATATTATTAATTTTTAAATTATAA
- a CDS encoding DUF1858 domain-containing protein has translation MVTGDMNIMEAVEKYPVIIEVLQRNGLGCVGCMIASGETLAEGIEAHGLDAKAILDEINSLIKE, from the coding sequence ATGGTTACAGGAGATATGAATATAATGGAAGCAGTTGAAAAATACCCAGTAATAATTGAAGTTTTACAAAGAAATGGATTAGGCTGTGTAGGATGCATGATAGCTTCTGGTGAAACATTAGCAGAAGGAATTGAAGCTCACGGATTAGATGCTAAGGCTATTCTTGATGAAATTAATTCTCTAATAAAAGAATAA
- a CDS encoding energy transducer TonB, translating to MKKYILISLVLHLIILFGFGVMQTSQLGKDEPKNQVVPIAFVAKQTSENPGSKVLDTEEREKQSPEPPKPKVEKKQEEKKSEEKKVEKKPEKKEIESNIPSKDAKPVEKQSETTTSENTQSTESTDKGESTSSDNSSDKGGSTKGTGNGDEGFGSNFISDGDGSYIALSSKGINYQIINEVEPDYPSQAESIGYSKQVKVTVKFLVGLKGNVEKADITQSHKDLGFDAEVMKAIKKWRFKPIYHNGKNIKVYFVKTFVFDPQ from the coding sequence ATGAAAAAATATATTTTAATATCTCTTGTACTTCACTTAATAATATTATTTGGATTTGGAGTTATGCAAACATCTCAATTAGGAAAAGATGAACCCAAAAATCAAGTTGTACCTATTGCTTTTGTTGCAAAGCAAACTTCTGAAAATCCAGGGAGTAAAGTTTTAGATACAGAGGAAAGAGAAAAACAAAGTCCTGAACCTCCAAAACCAAAAGTTGAAAAGAAGCAAGAAGAGAAAAAATCAGAAGAAAAGAAAGTTGAAAAGAAGCCTGAGAAGAAAGAAATAGAAAGTAATATTCCAAGTAAAGATGCTAAACCTGTTGAAAAACAATCAGAAACAACTACTTCTGAAAATACTCAATCTACTGAATCCACTGATAAAGGAGAAAGTACTTCAAGTGATAATTCTTCTGACAAAGGAGGAAGTACAAAGGGTACAGGAAATGGAGATGAAGGTTTTGGTTCAAACTTTATTTCTGATGGAGATGGAAGCTATATAGCACTTTCATCAAAGGGAATTAACTATCAAATAATAAATGAAGTAGAGCCCGATTATCCTTCACAAGCTGAATCAATAGGATATTCAAAACAAGTAAAAGTAACAGTTAAATTTTTAGTGGGCTTAAAAGGAAATGTTGAAAAGGCTGATATAACTCAATCACATAAAGATTTAGGCTTTGATGCAGAAGTTATGAAAGCTATTAAAAAGTGGAGATTTAAACCTATATATCATAATGGAAAAAATATTAAAGTTTATTTTGTTAAGACATTTGTATTTGACCCTCAATAA
- a CDS encoding ExbD/TolR family protein, with the protein MSKYKKKRESAKLDLTPLIDVVFLLIIFFMVTTTFNNFGSVQIDLPSSTIQQTDKNKSIEIIIDKDGNYHISEDGKITQVQFSDLDAYLKSAKEATVSADKNLKYQTIMDVITKIKENGVDNLGLTFYE; encoded by the coding sequence ATGAGCAAATATAAGAAGAAAAGAGAGTCAGCTAAATTAGATTTAACACCACTTATAGATGTTGTTTTTCTTTTAATTATATTTTTTATGGTAACTACAACATTTAATAATTTTGGTTCAGTTCAAATTGATTTACCTAGCTCTACTATTCAACAAACTGACAAAAATAAAAGTATAGAAATTATAATTGATAAAGATGGAAATTATCATATTTCTGAAGATGGAAAGATTACCCAAGTACAATTTTCAGATTTAGATGCTTATCTAAAATCTGCAAAAGAAGCCACTGTTTCTGCTGATAAAAATTTAAAATATCAAACTATCATGGATGTTATAACTAAAATAAAAGAAAATGGTGTAGATAATTTGGGCTTAACTTTCTATGAATAG